The proteins below come from a single Malus sylvestris chromosome 3, drMalSylv7.2, whole genome shotgun sequence genomic window:
- the LOC126615962 gene encoding protein HOMOLOG OF MAMMALIAN LYST-INTERACTING PROTEIN 5-like, with protein sequence MASDNEPAKLLLPYLQRADELQKHEPLVAYYCRLYAMERGLKIPQSERTKTTNSLLVSLMKQLEKDKKSLKLGPEDNLYLEGFALNVFGKADKQDRAGRADLSTAKTFYAASIFFEILNQFGVVQPDLEQKQKYAAWKAADIRKALKEGRKPQAGPPAGDDDLSLPSSGMSGSYDLGPSDAAVTSPGSQSDPSPQFYDEINRQHSIKTAPPQFQDQHPTNFAPSEFRDDAKFQRSTSLQSTPKFHDEVKGQHSANNAPQPPQSYPTAGYSSHDFHPPPPTNRPETSDFSQPYHQQSYSHEPQQPLPPNYPPHESNYSYPNFQSYPSFTEANIPAVASHHPSYYQGSDPAYSPPSAPPTTNHPSTTQYQASNRNGTVSEPAPPPAPAKTYQYDSSYQPSPEKIAEAHKAARFAVGALAFDDVPVAVDHLIKSLEMLTNPSAGQ encoded by the exons ATGGCGAGCGACAACGAGCCGGCGAAGCTGCTGTTGCCGTACCTCCAGCGCGCCGATGAGTTGCAGAAGCACGAGCCTCTCGTCGCTTATTAct GTCGATTATACGCAATGGAGCGAGGGTTGAAGATCCCACAGAGCGAGCGTACCAAGACCACGAATTCCCTCCTTGTTTCCCTCATGAAGCAGCTTGAAaag GATAAGAAGTCACTGAAGTTGGGGCCTGAAGACAATCTGTACCTTGAGGGATTTGCCTTAAATGTTTTTGGCAAGGCAGACAAGCAAGATCGTGCTGGTCGAGCAGATTT GAGTACTGCAAAAACATTCTACGCTGCAAGCATTTTCTTTGAGATTCTTAACCAATTCGGCGTGGTTCAGCCGGAT CTTGAGCAGAAACAAAAGTATGCAGCTTGGAAAGCAGCAGATATAAGGAAGGCTttgaaagaaggaagaaagccTCAAGCGGGCCCCCCTGCTGGTGATGATGATCTTTCACTTCCATCAAGTGGAATGAGTGGTTCATAT GATCTTGGTCCAAGCGATGCTGCAGTTACCAGTCCTGGATCACAATCTGATCCCTCACCCCagttttatgatgaaattaacAGGCAGCATTCGATAAAAACTGCACCCCCGCAGTTTCAAGATCAGCATCCTACAAACTTTGCACCTTCTGAGTTTCGTGATGATGCCAAATTCCAGCGTTCTACTAGCCTTCAGTCAACACCTAAGTTCCATGATGAAGTCAAAGGCCAGCATTCTGCAAACAATGCGCCACAGCCACCTCAGTCTTACCCTACTGCTGGTTACTCTTCCCATGATTTTCATCCACCTCCTCCAACAAATAGACCAGAAACGTCTGATTTTTCTCAGCCATACCACCAGCAATCCTACTCGCATGAACCCCAACAGCCTTTGCCACCTAACTATCCTCCACATGAATCTAATTACTCTTATCCTAATTTTCAATCGTATCCAAGTTTTACAGAAGCCAATATTCCAGCAGTCGCATCCCACCATCCCTCTTATTATCAGGGCTCTGACCCTGCCTACTCTCCCCCGTCAGCTCCTCCGACAACAAACCACCCTTCAACTACCCAATATCAGGCAAGCAACAGAAATGGAACTGTTTCAGAACCTGCTCCTCCTCCTGCCCCTGCCAAGACGTACCAGTATGACAGTAGCTACCAGCCATCACCTGAGAAAATTGCCGAGGCACATAAGGCTGCAAGATTTGCAGTTGGAGCGTTGGCATTTGATGACGTGCCAGTTGCAGTAGATCACTTGATAAAATCGCTTGAAATGTTGACGAATCCATCAGCTGGTCAGTAA